The Dermacentor albipictus isolate Rhodes 1998 colony chromosome 2, USDA_Dalb.pri_finalv2, whole genome shotgun sequence genome has a segment encoding these proteins:
- the DMAP1 gene encoding DNA methyltransferase 1-associated protein 1, translated as MSDVLDILDVERPNTPEVSKESILGTDARKNKLMQKRKLIEATFKRPEGMHRELYALLFSDARDNPPLLPTDSSQGYKRNKAKLGIRRVRPWRWMPFNNPARKDGVMLSHWRRLADEGKEYPFAKFNKQVPVPTYTEAEYQQHLASAQWSRAETDHLLELCRRFDQRFLIVKDRWDRTRFPTGRSIEDLKERYYGICQTLARVRAPPGQEPKGRAFDADHERRRKEQLLKLYDRTTEQVEEEQTLLGELRKIELRKKEREKKTQDLQKLITAADNSAEARRVERKGPKKKLNIQKSSRTEPGAVESAGIRFPDFKACGVSLRSHRMKLPASVGQKKTKAIEQLLQELGVELNPTPCDEVCQHFNELRSDMVLLYELKLALATCEYELQTLRHQFEVLAPERAAATAAATGIATLTSSSSSSGIGASIGSTIGVSVAEPGGGSATETPIRGISEILDVGATPGTPNRKRRAAIEQSNLLKKFKKA; from the exons ATGAGTGACGTCCTGGACATATTGGACGTGGAACGTCCCAACACTCCAGAAGTCAGCAAGGAGAGCATCCTGGGCACAGATGCTCGAAAA AACAAGCTTATGCAGAAGCGGAAGCTCATAGAGGCCACCTTCAAGCGACCTGAAGGAATGCATCGGGAGCTCTATGCCCTTCTTTTCTCCGATGCACG AGACAACCCGCCTCTGCTGCCGACTGACAGCAGCCAAGGCTACAAGCGCAACAAGGCCAAGCTTGGAATCCGGCGTGTCCGGCCATGGCGCTGGATGCCGTTTAACAACCCGGCCCGCAAG GATGGCGTGATGCTGAGCCACTGGCGGAGATTGGCCGACGAAGGCAAGGAGTACCCCTTTGCAAAGTTCAACAAG CAGGTACCAGTGCCGACCTACACGGAAGCCGAGTACCAGCAGCACCTGGCAAGCGCACAGTGGAGTCGGGCCGAGACGGACCACCTGCTCGAGCTGTGCCGACGTTTCGATCAGCGGTTCCTGATTGTGAAGGACCGTTGGGATAGGACACGCTTCCCCACGGGACGCTCCATAGAAGACCTCAAAGAGCGGTACTATGGCATCTGCCAG ACCTTGGCCCGCGTCAGGGCGCCCCCCGGGCAAGAACCCAAGGGCCGTGCTTTTGACGCCGATCATGAACGCCGTCGCAAGGAGCAGTTGCTGAAGCTGTATGATCGCACTACAGAGCAG GTTGAGGAAGAGCAGACGCTGCTGGGAGAGTTGCGCAAGATCGAACTACGCAAGAAGGAGCGCGAGAAGAAGACGCAAGACCTGCAGAAGCTCATCACAGCAGCAGACAACAGCGCAGAGGCACGGCGTGTCGAGCGCAAGGGCCCCAAGAAGAAGCTCAACATCCAGAAGAGCAGTCGCACCGAGCCGGGG GCAGTGGAGTCGGCAGGCATTCGGTTTCCGGATTTCAAGGCCTGTGGGGTGTCGCTGCGAAGCCACAGG ATGAAGCTGCCAGCATCAGTGGGCCAGAAGAAGACCAAGGCCATTGAACAGCTACTCCAGGAACTGGGTGTCG AGCTGAATCCAACGCCTTGCGACGAGGTGTGCCAGCACTTCAACGAGTTGCGCAGCGACATGGTGCTCTTGTACGAGCTCAAACTTGCTCTGGCCACGTGCGAGTACGAGCTGCAGACCCTGCGGCACCAGTTCGAGGTGCTGGCGCCCGAGCGAGCCGCCGCCACTGCCGCGGCCACGGGCATTGCGACGCTGACCAGCTCATCAAGCAGCAGTGGCATTGGGGCCAGCATTGGCAGCACTATCGGTGTGAGTGTAGCGGAGCCGGGAGGAGGCTCTGCCACGGAAACACCAATACGAGGCATCTCGGAGATCCTCGACGTCGGTGCAACGCCCGGAACGCCTAAT CGCAAGCGGCGGGCTGCCATCGAGCAGAGCAACCTTTTAAAGAAATTCAAGAAGGCCTGA